The DNA sequence TTCCCGTAGAAGCATCTTATCATTCGTTGTAAATTGCCCCTTATATTAAGCTCATTAGCTATTCTGGGCGAATAAAAAACACCTACAATGATGTCAAGGACGAGAGGGACGACTTGAATGATACACTCAAGTGCAAGCATAAttctttgttcattttctgAGTTTTGCTACTTCTATACACAACAAACGTGAACATGAATGTTTTCGATTTATAATAAAATCGATTTGGTTTGGAGGGAAACTCTCCCGGGTGGTGTCCGAAATGAACTATTTAGACCGAGAGGCCTTAGTGGTGTACCCGTACGCAGCGTTCTTGGCCCTGCACGGTCCACTCTTTATATAAATGACCTACCGTCCTGTATTCTTCTTTCTTAGGTAACTATGTTATATaattgtaatttgtttttatccatatttttattattacttttattttttcttttaggacCTGCGTTAATAGcactttttctcttaaaactGATGCCGCAATCCTGTATAAATatgtttaaattattattattattattattattattattattattattattattaatattgttattatagcCCAGCTCAAATTTGTCATCTCATATGTGAGATGACAAATGTGATGTCCACACATATTTATTAGCTCGGTTTTCAACTAAGTGTCGTAAAACCAAAACGAAACTAATTACATTGGCAACAACGGTGCAGAAAATCAAACGAGCCAATCAGAAGACGAAACATATACATGCAGCTGGCGGGAAAACGCGAGCGAGCAAATCACAATTGGTTTCGCTTTTGCTTCTAATTGGGTGAGAGCGTGCtcaagatttttaagccaaccACCAAGTGTGAAATTACTGTTTATAAGCACTCTAAGTGCTGGTCATTcttatcatttttttgtcagatccacaaaaaattaatataagccttttataaaatttcatcttttcttttctaaccCTTTTATAGGAATATTTCTTGTCGCTACGCCAGACTACGTTATTGACAGAAGGAGTTTTCCGTATCCGTCGGGACTGGCAGGAGAGTTCTTTTGTCGTTTGATTGGCTCCACTTATATCCTGTTTATCTTTGGAAAAGCGTCCACCTCAACCATAATGTGTTTAGCAATTGATCGTTGGTATTCCATTGTTAAGCCGATAAGCTACAAAACGGCGTTCAGCAAGCGTCGTTTATATCTTTACATTGTTTTGATCTGGACCTCTGCCGCCATAACGCAAATCAATGAACTTTTTATCACAGAAGTTGAACACGACCTGTGTACCTTCATTACACCGTTTTATGGAGAAAAGGCTGAGCGAATTTTCATTCTCATTCACGTGATCATCACGTTCTATATCCCGAGTCTGGTGACGTGGTTAACCTTTGGACATATCTGGATGCATATGCGTCAACCCAACATCAGGCGTCACTTGAACAACAATAAAGCAAAGAAGCGCCTTCTGCGCATGTGCGCCTTGGctgccttttttttaacaatgtcCTGGTTGCCgacagaaacatttttcattctttacaAGTTTGAAGTTCTGAGGCTACCCTTCGAGTTTTACTTGTTTACCAGCATCTTAGCAATGTCTAACTCTTGCTTCAATCCGTGGATTTATTGCCTTAGCAACGGGGAATACCGGAGGGAATTTGTTCGGCTTCTCCGCTGCATGAGTTTGGCCAGCTCAACGAGCAAAAGAAAGTTATTTAGCTTGATAACTAAACGAAGACTGCGTAACTCGTCCCATTCGTTCTCTCTTGACGCCGTGACCGAATGTCATAATAACGTCGACTTTAACGGAGCTTGTGCGCTGAGCCTACGAACGCTGGAAAATAACCTTAACTCCATGTTTGCCTTTAACAACATTCCTTGTGGCGAATCCAGTGACGCTCAGATTAAACATATGTaatagcaaaattaagaaattgaagatTACGAACTTCCACACAATGAATTGGCGGTCCTGCTCCTTATTTAAAGCTACGCAAGCAACTCCATCGCGAAAAAAGAGTTGAGGAAGTTTTCTGGTCCCTGAAAAGCATTTACAGACAATTTGCAACTTTATTAAGTTAAAACAATACTTGGGCACGGCCTTACAACCATTATTTGTCCAAGGGTAAGAATCCCCTAGAACTAACTATGGCAAATTTTCAGTGTGCTAAAATCTGGAATAAAAACGCCATCAATGCAAGTTATGTGACAATCATGAAGAGAGCATCTCGACAAATTCATGCTTGCACAAAGGACAAGGCAGTAAGTCAcctaaatattttttttatacgTTTAAGACCAGAATAACTTCCCAGCTTGAAAATCCGTTTCAACCTACGCATTTGATTACATGAAAGTCGTTCGTGCATATAGGATGTTTTTTTGGCTCAAGTGGGTTTTCAGAATGCCAGCTGGAGTTCTTATTACTCAGAATAACAAGAGTTGACTCATCATTCAAATAATTTAGTGTAAACAACTCGAATGCATCTTCTTCATGAAGTATACGCCGCTGGAAGCATTTATTTTGGCAACAGCTTTTGTAAATTAAAGGAATCGACTGGATAACCTTACAAAAAATGATCGTAACCATGATAGAGACCAATCAGACTTTCGTATGCTATCATTGGTCGCTACACCTATAAATCCATATGCATGCAATAACAAGACTGTGGCTTTCTCATGCAAGCTTAACGAAAAGAAACGTGTATCTTGCGTCAGAAGGCTTTCAAATCTTACAGTGATTTCCTTTTCATCGCTGCAGTTTAATTCCTGTTTACTTTAAAAAGAACCGGCCTTGCGCATGCAATGTGGACTTTATAAACTCGTTCGGTGAAAAACACCGTCGGCTGTTCttttgaagaaacaaaaatggacGCAAGGTTATTAGTCTCTTTTCACAACaaaatgaagatgaaatgtttttcatattGAACGAGAAGATGAATGAGAGAGGCACTGGTGTAAACGTTGCATATGGTATCATAGCAGTTCTGTCTGTCGCAAGCAATCTGCTTTTTTGCTTGGCAATGGCCGCCAGAAGACGAAGAGGCTTGAAGACAACTCATGATCGACTGATATTCAGCTTAGCAGTTGCTGATGCATTCACCGGCAagtataaaattaaaatgattcattttattgtgaagTGTTTCTTTTACCCTTTTACTTTTAAAAGCATGTTTTGTCTTTATCACTAGATAACGCAGGCAAGccgaaaaaatcaacctcTGGTTTTGTCGCCCCccaaaataagaaagaatAAATCCGAAAAATTTGTGTCATGGATTGGAAATGGGTTTTTACCCAAGACGGTATTGATGCCGTAAACAAATGGTTCTCCTTAGTTTGATATTTACTGTAGTTTCTGTTCTGAGATCGCTAtgtattcttttttatttcgcGTTTATTTGAATTCCTTTAGAAAAAATATCGAACAGCAAGGAAGTTATTTGCCTGCACGATGCCGCGAAAATTCGACTGATAAAAGCTCTTCGGACAAAACttgcttgttttgttcaaaTGATGCGGAAGAAAATCACTCCTGCAATGTACGGGAATGATTCGAAAGCAAGCTACAATAAATGACTGTTTACATCATTGATGCCTGCCACATCAAAACATCCTCCGCCGAAATGTGCGgaagctgatcttttcaaaCTGGCAAAATCTTTCCGATGAATTCGGACAAACCAAATCCACTTCTGCCGTTAAGTTTCCTCTTTCTGGAATTAACACACAGGCATATAAGTTTTTCCCCAGCCTTGGTCTGTCCGTAAGTGGTAAAACTGTGCCTGAGTTCTCGAGTACGCCTCTCGGTCAACGTGCTattgttttcgtttgtttgacttctttctttgatttcaataGTCTGTGGTTCGCGAGTTCACAGTCTTTGCAAGCGCGCTAGTCTCGTTGCTACGCTATTCTTATTCAATACTGACTGGCCTATCTTGattgaaatagttttaaaaatgattaatGCTGAACTGAAAACAGAAGTATCGATTTTTCATTGGAGCATACCAACCATAAACTCGAACTTCGGCAAATAGTATTCAAAATATCTCatgcatttgttttgttataaTTAAAGCCCCACCTTTACACCAAAGCCCGAAAACGCTATTTTTAGTGTATTGTCTTTGAatgttcttctttgtttgtttaatgTTGAGTTGATAAAAGCAGAATAACATTGCACGAAAGATATTTAATTTAGTTCCAAGGAAACCATTTAAGGGGATGACAAGCGCGTATTGATAACATCTGGACCGATGGATATCAAGACCTTcgccaatcaaattcaagcATTTGGGTTTCGGAGCGCTGAGAACAAATTAGTTATTTCCTACATTCCTGTCCTTTTAGCatagtttaaaaataataataatgccaTCAGCAGCGCAATAAGTCGCCGTGGGGATGTTACTATTGTGTGATAACAAGCTGGCATTGAATGTTTCAAAGTCAAGCTTCTGTAAACTACGGCAGTTTAACGATATCGACCTCGTGGTTAGCCAGGATCGATTAGGGAACGTAATTGAAATTAAGTAGCGTGGTGTAGCTATAAATCAGCATCTGATATGGCACAATCCTATTGGCGAGatacaaaataaagttgcaaAAAGGCTGTGGGTCCTAAAGGGTCTCAAACATCCGCTCCCCGTTTACGTTGAAAAAATGCACCGTGGTCAAACCTATATTTGAATATATTAGATTATAGACGATTTAATGTGATCTACCCTAGTCCTCCAAAATAAGGCCGTCAAGATGGTTCTAGACAAACCACAGTATCCGTTCTCGACTATGGCATTTCTAAGGGTGAATTCGATTTATCTGcctatcaaaaaacaaattcaacgTTGCATATTTATGTCCTACTTACACTGCCAATAAACgcgattttttttccaaataaatCTTTGAGTGACACTGAgttcaacattttcaaagtggAGAAAAATGGAGATTTGAAAAGGCATCACCGAGCCACCAGATTTGTACAAAGCGACTAACAATAAGTATAGCGCGCTGTCGAAAATACCAGAAAAGTTCCTTTGCCTTTGGTTGCAAAACCATTCCCAACAAGTAGATTTAACCTAAAAGCGATAACAAGAACAacatttacaacaacaaaaacaacaaaagggAAAAGTTGGGTCCATTTTACAGTCTGGTTCAAGCTGATTTCCACTAGCAACGGCGTCGGAGTTGGTGTCGTAGTCGAAGTCGTGACAGCGCTTATGACCTAGTGAAAATCAAGCATGGTTTCCATATATACGGCAGTGATCTCCAGAAGCGTTTTCGCTGGCTACTTGTGTATCAAGCACCAGCCTCTTCTGGTTGAcaaaaatacagcaaaaatATGCTATAGTTTCTGTAAAATAACTTCGCATATTGCGTGATTTCGACTTAAAATCTCAAGAACCAAAAACAGCACGCGTTCATGTTATTTCCAAAGGAAACGATAAGCAATAGCTTAATCTAGTATGCTTCACAAAGACAACtgaaatgttattttatttacacatactgaaaataattgttctaAAGTGCGCTAACTGGAGGCTGTAAATTAAACGTCAACGAATTGTGTCGAACTGCATAATTTCCTTCGTACGAGTTCGTTTTCTGAAAGAACACGTACGTGGATGTGAACAACTGGATATTCACCATCCCGGGATTACGACGAGAAAATTTACATCAAGTCTCTAGGAGATGTCAAAGCGAAAATccatggaaaataaaaaagatagaaagagagtaaaaataacaagttTGCTTATTCCCAAGGAACGAACAGAAATCGGTAAGTTTATGAAAAGCAGGTTAAAGTCTGCAGACATTACCACGTGCTGTCCGATCAACCATTCGATCGCGCATAGTAAAACGTGTTGGTTTCTTCAAGATAACTTCATCCCGACATAGTTTTCAAGCATGTGTCAACCCTCGTAGGTTTAGAAACACAACATTCTAGGAAAACGAAGGTAGATTAAGAGTTGACATTTTGTTCCTCGTCACTAAAGAGTAAACACACCAGGAAATGACGGCTATGTTGAAAGTCAGGCCCAGTCTCCACACAtctagtttttattttctgcgCCTGACGAAAGAATTCAAGTTAAtcaagtaaaataaaagaaggagaagaaaaaccTTCCATTTGACAGCTTGCAAGAATTTGAAGAGTGCAAGGAAATGCTTACAGAAGCAACCAAAGTCTAGAGAAAGACTCACTTCAGAAATCTGCCATCTCTTTAGAAGCTACCAATGGTTGGAGGATCAGACTATGAAAGCAGTCTTCACCATCCAGCCACAAAGACTGACGATGGTATACAAGTGAACTTTCCAGATGGCCTTCATGTCTCTAGATCTGAAGCCCAAAAAGATGGTGAAGAATCTGTGGAAACTGAACTTGATGCTCAAGTCCAGGTTGTAGCTCAAGCAGTTGCCAAAAATGCTGATGTGTGTCATGAAGCACTGGATGCCAAGGATATGGGATATGTTGATTCTGGCTTTGACTGAAACTTTGATTCTAATTTGATATGGACGATGATTAGTTGTGTCAAAAACTCACTGTCAGTTCTCGCGATTGTGTTTGCGATTGTGTTTTCCGCATACGTGATTTTTTTTACGCAACTTGAGAGTGACCGAGAGGCATCGCAATCCTACATTCTTTTAGGCGAGTGCCCTTGAATTTAAAACTCCTAAGGCCGGAGCACTGAGTGATTGTGAGTGTGTCTCACAATGGCTGTAATTGATGTACGTTATTATATactttttttacaatttccaGATACCTCAGAATGTCTCCTGAAAGACTGGAGGCTTTGTTGGGAATTGCTCGCCCTTTCATTTCCAAACTACCCTGTAAAGTcgacaaacaaagcaaaggaGCGCTTAGTTATTACTCCAAGATACCTAGCAACAGGGGAGTCCCAAAGGTCTCTGTCGTTCAGTTTTCAGGGTATCAACTGTGTGTCACTTTATTAACAAGACGTGTGAAGGCTTATAGAATGGTTTCAAGGGTCAGTTCCTTAAATGTCCAAGCACGGGGAATGATTAGCAGAGCATTGCAGAAGATTTCTACGAGGAATGGAATTTCCCTAATTGTGTTGAGAATCTAGATGGGAAGCATACAGCCATAGATTGTCCTACCAACGCAGGTTCATCCTACTATAAATATAAAGGCTACCACAGCATTCCATATTTAGCAATATGTGATGCAAGCTACTGCTTCACTTTTGTTGACATAGGTAGTTATGGTAGGTGAAATGATGCAGCAGTTTTTAGACAATCTGAATTTGGCCTTTGCTACATCAGAAATAAACCTGCCTGTTCCAAGCACTGTTGGCGAGGAAGAACTCCCTCATGTGCTTGTGGGAGAATGATACTATTTTTGCTCTTAAAACTTGGTTGATGAATCCATATACCCTGGTACAAACCTATCAGATCAAGAGACTAAAGCAGTTGTCAATTAAAGGCTCTCTCGGTGCAGACGCACTATTGAAAACACCTTTTGTATCTATGTAGTAAGGTTGCAAATTTTCCGGGGTCCCATTCGAGCTGCTCCTGCAACAGCAGATAACATTGTAAAGGCCACAGTTTGTCTCCACAATTATTTGAGGCTGATAGACAATGCTCACTATACCCCTATTGACTGCATTGACTCTGAGGACTCCTCTGGATACATCATCAGAGGTGAATGGAGACAGGTGGCAGAAATCGGCAACAATGTACTTCAACCTGTTTCAAGTTTAACGGGGAACAGATACATCTCTCTTGCAAAAGATGTAAGAGAGAAATTCAAGTGATATTTCAACAGCAGAGAGGGTTCAGTTCCATGGTAACTGCAAGATATTCGAGAGACTAGCAGAGTGAAAATGGTGTCCTTCAAACACAACCGAGTTACATCCATGAACCTCAGAGAAAACGTGATTCACCGTTGATGATAACTCTCTGATGAGTCATATTGTGG is a window from the Acropora palmata chromosome 14, jaAcrPala1.3, whole genome shotgun sequence genome containing:
- the LOC141865584 gene encoding QRFP-like peptide receptor; protein product: MNNTTACPLYECPENNTLYLGRKNVSSQDREYGSLMKTSFGLIASLSFFGNLLLCLVMFRKRAMLQKPYNVLICSLAITDTLTGIFLVATPDYVIDRRSFPYPSGLAGEFFCRLIGSTYILFIFGKASTSTIMCLAIDRWYSIVKPISYKTAFSKRRLYLYIVLIWTSAAITQINELFITEVEHDLCTFITPFYGEKAERIFILIHVIITFYIPSLVTWLTFGHIWMHMRQPNIRRHLNNNKAKKRLLRMCALAAFFLTMSWLPTETFFILYKFEVLRLPFEFYLFTSILAMSNSCFNPWIYCLSNGEYRREFVRLLRCMSLASSTSKRKLFSLITKRRLRNSSHSFSLDAVTECHNNVDFNGACALSLRTLENNLNSMFAFNNIPCGESSDAQIKHM